The sequence TCACGTTTTCCGGTTAATGCTTTTCCATCAATTTTTTTTTGTCTGATTAAATCATCAATGATAGATTGTGTTCCGACAGTTCCGATGATGATTAAAGGAGCATTCATTCCTGAAATCTGATTCAGAATGTTAGGTTGCTCGCCTGTGACTTTCTGGAAATCTGTTTGGAGATTTTTGACAGCCCTCAGAATTCCGTTATCAATTCCGGAATTGGTGTAAATGGAAAGATTGACCGATTTTTCTTTTAAGACAATATTTTCCGGATTTTTTTCAGTAATAATGAATGGTTCTGTCGCACTGATTTGCAAACAAAAACCGAAGAATGCGACGAGAAATAATATTTTTATCTGATTCATAATCTTATATTTTTATTTATTTGTAACCTTCAAGGTTTTAAAAACCTTGAAGGTTTGAATACGATTAATTTCTTAACACAAATCCTCCGTTAGTCCAAATTTCTACATTGAACTCTCCTTTGGTATTTATTTTCACCTGTTTTTCTGATGAATTTCCCTGCGTATCATCATTGATGAATTTCACCGTTTTTCCGGCAAACATTGGTAAAACAATTTTCAGTTTCTTAACCGCTTTTTCTGCATTAATACCCGCAACATACCATTTGTCCTGATATCTTCTCGCTATCACAGAATATTTCCCAGGATAACCGTCAATGAAAACCGTCTCGTCCCAAAGTGTGGGCACTTCTTTCATAAAATCCAATTGGAATTTTGGAGCATCGGTCAGGTTATTGGGCATTACCCCAAACATCTGAACCGGATTCTGAAAAAGAACAGCTGTTGCCAATTGGAAACCGTCGGTGGTATGTCTTTTATTTTTTTCTTTGTTGGATTTAGTCAAAAATTTATTCAAAAAAGTTCCGCCAAATTCCATACTTCCGACCGTATTTCTGATGAACGGATGCAAAGTGGCAAAAAACGCTTCCTGCTTGCGGACATCCTCTGAAAAATAAAGCATTTCTGAGGCTAAAACAGCTTCGCTTCCTGCATAATTCGGATACATCACTTCCCAACCTCTCGGCAAAGTGGCTCCGTGAAAAATAATCATCAGACCAAAATCATTGGCATCCGACAAAATATCTTCGTACAGACGCATTGTTTCCTGTTTGTCTCCGCCAAAGAAATCGACTTTTAATCCTTTTACTCCCAATTCTTTCAGCCATTTCATTTCTTTTTTTCTTTCGATGGAAGAATTCATTTTATTTCTTGGTCCCATCGGCGCATCATTGGCGACTCCGTTGGAATTATACCAAAGCATCACATCCACATTTTTGGATTTTGCGTATTGAACGAGTTCTTTCATTCTGTCTTTGCCAATATTTTTATCCCAAAGCGCATCCATCAAAATGTATTCATAACCGATTTTTGATGACAAATCAATAAATTTGGTTTGGTCGTCATAATTCATACTGTTA comes from Chryseobacterium sp. 3008163 and encodes:
- a CDS encoding glycoside hydrolase family 97 protein, with the translated sequence MKKITLLFILFISFCFLSKVKAQVAEISSPDGKLKLNVFSEQGKALYSVTFQGKTMLEKSPLGLITNESDFSKNLKFINSKKDNVSKKYSNEKIKKSEVEYKANTLTVNFTNQDQFNIGIEFQVSDNNIAFRYDIPPMKDRFSVVVQSEVTGYRFPQQTTTFLSPMMKPMTGFARTAPSYESGYKADAELGTKADYGYVFPGLFHIVNEGWILLSETGVSSLYCASHLDTASEKNLYQVAYPNMAENNGFGSSGAAISLPGKTPWRTITIGDSLKPIVETTIPFNVVEPLYEPSQKYQFGKSTWSWILWQDNSMNYDDQTKFIDLSSKIGYEYILMDALWDKNIGKDRMKELVQYAKSKNVDVMLWYNSNGVANDAPMGPRNKMNSSIERKKEMKWLKELGVKGLKVDFFGGDKQETMRLYEDILSDANDFGLMIIFHGATLPRGWEVMYPNYAGSEAVLASEMLYFSEDVRKQEAFFATLHPFIRNTVGSMEFGGTFLNKFLTKSNKEKNKRHTTDGFQLATAVLFQNPVQMFGVMPNNLTDAPKFQLDFMKEVPTLWDETVFIDGYPGKYSVIARRYQDKWYVAGINAEKAVKKLKIVLPMFAGKTVKFINDDTQGNSSEKQVKINTKGEFNVEIWTNGGFVLRN